The following coding sequences are from one Capsicum annuum cultivar UCD-10X-F1 chromosome 3, UCD10Xv1.1, whole genome shotgun sequence window:
- the LOC124897072 gene encoding uncharacterized protein LOC124897072 has translation MNLIETPTEHVLQLRMDLSTKSRVLMVVKVPKKLIKWWEMFNYVDQQKLIEILGDLTELLHIIPRPDLIEVLLTFWDPSSLVFRFGECEMTPTLAEISGLLHLPYIEKDMIRAQNHTGVRFLQSCGLKSKGMRLVCLSDSWVSLDFLFARFGPSEGFDCFWDEFHMTKEKWERKRLKVFTLDLLGTLVFPLEERRINTRLQSVVMALFHKDQNDKGINQKGRFTLIPMILTEIYKALIEVKGG, from the exons ATGAATTTAATTGAAACTCCCACCGAGCATGTACTCCAATTGAG gatggatttgtccaccaagtctagagtcctgatggttgtcaaggtgcccaaaaagttaatcaagtggtgggaaatgtttaactatgttgatcagcagaaactgattgaaatattaggtgatcttacggaacttctgcatattatccctcgtccagatttaatagaggttttgttgaccttttgggatccaagtagtttggtgttcaggtttggggaatgtgaaatgactcctactttggcagaaatatccggtttgttgcatttgccctatatcgagaaggatatgatccgagcacaaaatcatactggcgtgagatttttgcagtcttgtggtttaaaaagtaagggtatgcgTTTGgtttgtttaagtgattcgtgggtttccttagattttttgttcgctagatttgggccctcggaaggttttgattgcttttgggatgaatttcatatgactaaggagaagtgggagagaaagcgtcttaaAGTCTTCACCCTAgatttgttaggtactttagtgtttccgctagaagaaagacgtattaatacacgtttgcaatctgtggtgatggctctatttcataaggatcaaaatgacaagggcattaatcaaaagggcaggttcactctcatacccatgatcttaacagaaatatataaggctttaatcGAAGTGAAGGGGGGGtga